The nucleotide sequence CATCAATTTCCTAAGCTGTTAAAATTTAATAGCTTTAATATATTGATACATAGATTTGGAGACGTAGTGTGGTGAAAAGCGCCTTGATCTTGGAGTTGAGACTTGGATTCCTGCATCGTCTCTGCTTCTATCTAATGGGACTTTGAATGTAGCCTAACCTCCTTGAGCAAAATAATTAATTGTGTAATTGTTAATCTCCCATATTCCTTCTGCCTCTAAAACTCATTTCTATATCCCAACAATCAGACTGAGAGGACTGCTTATTTCTAGTAATAATAACTATCAGAAAGTGTGATACAGATAAGAAAGCAGACAGTTCTTGGAGTTTCTCCTAGAAAAAACAGTTGCCCCATTAACTctagaatgttaaaaaaaaaaagaagccattgTAAAATAGCGATAACCAGTAATCATAACAGATTAAAGGCAAAATCTTGTGACTCACATCAGTGACCAAAGAGCTGTGACTAAGCACATATCAAAGAATCAGGTAGTTAAGTGTAAAGAGATCTAGTGATTGGTGGAAAGATTTGAGATAACCTAGTTTAGAACATTATAGTAGGTGGCAATGGAGATacacaaaagagaggaaaacttTCTAGGTTTCTTCCTTTCGTAGTCTCATTGGGAACATCAAAAACATGCTCAAATAATTAAACACAAGGAATATATCAGAAATACAGATGACTCCTACAAAATGGGAATGGTACAGAAGTGCTTAGAgaatacagaataattttattttgagatAAGATGTAAATTACCATCATTGAAAATGTATTTCCTTAAGAACAATACAGCTGATTAGTATGATTTGCATTTTCCTTCAACATCAACAatgaaaatttataaaaatatttttcttggtttttcataTTAATTCAGTTTTGTTGATTTGATATTAAATTGTTTTTCAAGGGATGAGGAATACTTGGAAGACTGACATATACTAGTTTTCATATCAACAATTTAAACAGAATGAAATATGGATATAGTTTGAACATCATTCTGATACCCTAGTTCAAAAGTTTTAGAAAATTCAGGTAGTTTCCATTGGAGCTGCTTCATTCAGgcatttttcaaaacaaaatttagttcagtttttaaaatctgGATTTGGTTTATGATTCATCAAATTTTCTTGGTTCTTGTTTTTACAGTTACAAAAGTTTATCCAAACTTGACTGTTTTAATCATGGCATGGTTCCACTTTACCTGAACATATTTTGTAATCAAAACAATTATCAGGTAATAGAGTTTAAATGTTTGCTGGAACATTTACAGTAGGTTAAAGAATCATAAGCCAAAGCTCAAAGTAGAGAAGGGGCAATAGACGTGGAATCAAGACCTTGGTTTGAGCCCCACCTCCACTATCTCCTTCCTATATCACACCATTTACTCAAGATATagtggggcaagtcacttaatttctctaaatgtattttctcatgtgtaaaaagggaataatatctgctttttcttgctatgAGAATGCATTTGAATAATGTTTGTAGAAATGTTTTATTAActgtaaagcaccatataaatgaaaGGCTTTTTCTCAGTTCTGGTAGATTGGTAAAAATCTATGTTAATTGCCTTCCTTTTTAAGAGTACGttccatctactttgtatgtACCCATTTATtaacatgttgtttcccccattaactCTCctatataaactccatgagggcagggactgtttttgcctttctttctatctccccatttagtacagcacctggcacattctaagtgcttaattaatgctacCCGATTGACTGAAAAATGTGTTTATTGAGCAGTAAAGCCACTGACCAGTAAATACTTGATACTTTCAAAAAGCTGAGACCATAATTCAGTATTTCTAAACTTAATTTCATCAGAACAGCTATATGCTCTTCTAATAGATAAAAGTGAAACATGCCACATGGCTGGGGCCAAATTAGCTGCTTGTCACAGCAGTTGTCCCAAGCAGAACTTGTCATAACAGTTCTCTAAATCATAGAGGCTCCTTTGGTGGCAATTTGTTAGTATGTTTGTCTTTAGATGTTTGGAATCTCTTCCAGAGTTTGTAAAATGGATTAGCACACCTATATGATTGTCAGTAGTCATATAGGAGTAACCACTAAGctggaagaaatagcaaaccactgcagtatctcagccaagaaaaacccaagtgaGGTCACTAAGAGCTGCTGGACacggctgaacaacaacactgcTAAGAGATATAAATGATTATTAGACCAGCAGGGTAGAAGGCAGGTAGATCAGACCCATAAACACTGGGAGATCAAGGCCTGGAATATGCTCCCAGGGAAATTTATCTCCCACTTTTAAGTCGATGATTCTAAGGGCAACAAAGTTCAATATAGATAGAGACTAGAACTATGGTTACATTGGAATGGGGGATTCTGGATGAGAAAATCCCCTCTCCCAAAGCAGGTCAACACACCCATGCAACTTACAATCTTAAAGTTGTCTAGAATGCTGAGAtttttaggtgacttgcccagaggtcacaaaaccagtatgtgtcattggcagaacttgaacttggctcttcctgGCTTGTTCTGCTTTTTTATGGAATgagattttgttttgatttttaattacaTAGCAATACTATTCGTGCTCCGGATCTACATCAGGACTTAATAACTATTCTTGTATCATAgactcttttggcagtctggtgcctagggaccctttctcagaataatgactttaaatcattgaaggaaatattacattttaaaagctaaaagtTAATAAATAgtgatgacatttttttcttatccaagttTTAAGGTTCCTGAAATCTATAGTCTGTGGACTCTTGGTTGGGAAACTGTGATCTATATAATGTTTTCTCCCTGAGGAATTTAACAAGTTTTCCatatatattctttcattctctgtttCTCACATAGTAAAGGAATGTTGAGGGCCATGTCTTTCACACAGTTAATAATAGTATTATGTATGTCTTGAGAGAAAAATCAAAACTTAgggtttttaaatcatttttctcaAAACAAAATATGTTCTAAGTCAACACCTCTAAATTGACCATTTTCTTAAACATAATTGAACTTAGGATCATAAAATTTTGAGAATGTGAGAACTTACAGATGGCAGAGTTTGGGGGGTGGGAAAAGCACAGAGAGGCTAAAcaacttggccaagatcacacagtcagGTAGTGGTCAAgtaatattttcctaattttctatTCCATGTTGCCCTTACTAATTTGCAGTCATATTTTATAGTGATATAAAGTGTCAGCGTCTCTACTTGAATCCTCCCATTTAAATACCTTTCTGTAACCATATGAGAGCTTCATATATGAAACCTCAAATTTCATATCATCAAGGAATCACATCCCTGAACATAATTATTTGCTATTATCACATATGCATTCCCAAAGCACCTATTTATGTGGTACCAAGTTTGTTTTTTCCATTCTTACTagtcatcttcatcttcatcatcatcatcttcttcttcttcagtcTCTTCAGTTTTTTCAGATTCAAATAAAGTTTTCTCTTGGGCAACCTGGAAAGCCTGCTCCTCATCCACAGTGGGGTCATCCGTCTCCATGATTTCTAGCCCCCTGGGGTACTCTGGTTGAACAAGTGGTAGAAGTGGAGGTGTATAATTGTCTGGACTGTATTTATGACCCCAACCTATGTAAAGATTCTCAAATTTTCTGTAAACAAAAGGATGATTACCATTAagtttttagaaagaaaagtaaaacctGAATGCATTATAGCAATGAACAAACACTGGAgaggttttcttttctctatccctaaacaaaatttcagttagaagtagCAGAGGTGAAATATCCCTCAGTATCTATCCTATCAGAAGAAAATTCCTCACTCTAAGTACTAAAGCTGATGGCtatcaatattattaataattgccTGTGGAACATGAAGAAAGGACTTTTTTGAACCAAGGAAATCCCAGGAAAATTAGGTTAgatattaaagatttttttcaatatctttAACATCTGTCATAATTTTCCTGGGAATTCCTTGGTTCACAAAATACAATttgtcatttacatttttgtgtcTTTTAAATGTTGTATAAAGAGCTCATTTAGCTAAATATTCTCTTAGCTGAACTGGAAGTTTCCATCAGTCTCAAAGTCTTGGCTGTGTGTTGGTAAAATCATTAGGAAAGAATAGTAAAGGTATATATATGTTCTAAGTGGTGAAAAGGACATTTACTCTCCTTTTGATCACAATTCCCTTCATTTATATCTTAACTGCaatttaaataaattagaagAGCCTTCCCTTATCCATTATAGATCTCTCATCCTATGTCCATGTAAAAAGCAAATACCCCTAAATGTAAATTGATTTAAATACTATTTAGACTTTTCCTTcactagaaaaataaagtgaataacaGAAGTAATTAACAGGAGAATTTGACAAGGCAGAGAATCTTTGGTCTCAATGTATTCACATGATGGCTGTGATAGAGAAAGATGATTGAAGTATTCTGATAATTTCCTAAATtatctgctttgtttttcttatggGTCCGGTTATTGTGTGAAATCTTTGTAAATTACTAAGGCACATCCTATAATGACTGCATAGCTGTCAGTACTTACTTGCCATCAGAAAAGACATATGCTCCAAGCCAAAGGTTAGATCGAAGGAATGCAATAGCATATTGAGGAATCAAATTTGAAGATAACTGGGCTGTCCAAGGAGGTGTGTTCTGAATTTCTAGAAACCAAAGACAGATAAGACAGATAATTTTTACTTTTGAGAGCCAAAACTGGgtagtggagagagaagaaaatcaaactttagagtcaggaaatcttGGGCTAAAGTTCTATCtgtgacacatattggctatgtgaatTATAGGCAAATTACTTATGTTCTTGGTTCTGCTGGTACCCATCAATTTGGAAACCACAAGTTACAGACAATTTGCTAATGCCATTgttggagggaatttccatatAATTAATTCTTTATATCTAAGAAATCATACTCCTAGCCCTCcccaaataatgttttttaacTCTTAGGCACATGTAGGATATGCATTATGGATAGATATAACATCTCATTTTCTATAAATCTGCTGAAATACATGAGGCAAGAAGATGAGACAGAAGCAGGAGAGCAGTTACTTGATACAGAAGCTATCAAATAAAAGGGCAAGTCCTGTAAAAGAAAGCAAAGGCTACTAATTCCAAATCTACATTAAGTagtaaggaaacaaaaacaaaggaagaatagATATTAAAATGATGAGAAAGATGGTAGAAATCTAAAAGTCAGTATTATgaatcaaccagcaagcatttattaagggcctactatgtgccacatattGTACCAAGATGCCgaggatataaagacaataaTTAGACAGGTCCTGTACTTAGCTTCTATCAAGGAagataacacatacatacacacatacatacatgtatatatgtgtgtatgtatacacatataaatataaatatacatacatacatacacacatagacacgtATATATTATtttagggtggggagagggaggagggtgaCAGTAACAGCCAaggaggggttaggaaaggcttcatgtaggaggtgtcATTTGAACTGATATTTAAAAAAGTTTGAATTGTAAAGGAAGAGGTGAAGGAGTGCCATTATAGGCATGAAGGACTTTACATAGGCATAGAGAGGGAAAATGGGATAATGTGTTTGTGgagcagcaagaaggccagtttggctggaccacagcAAATGTGGAGGAGCATATAACAAGCCTTGCAAAGTAGGTTGGAGCCTGGTTCTGaagggttttatttatttatttattttgactgggcaattggggttaagtgacttgcccaaggtcacacagctagtaaatgtgtcaagtgactgaggccggatttgaactcaggtcctcctgactccagggccagtgctctactcactgcgccacctagctgccccctctgaAGTGTTttagatgccaaacagaggagtttataattGATCTTAGAGATGACAGggaatttactgagtagaaaAATTGCCAACAATGTAGATGATgggctagagagaagagaagcttgaggcaggaaaaccaattaagaggctgttgcaatagcaTAGGGGAGAGAttatgagggtctgaactaaggtAGTACTATCTATAAAAACATACATGTATTCTGTACTTTAATGAGTTGACACTCTATGCCATGCATACCAAAGGTGCCACGCGGGCCAATTCTCCTTGATGTGAGACAATTTTGAGAAGCATATCTAATACAACTTTTTCATGATTCTAACCAGTCATCAATCAACAAAGGTTTGCTGCATTCCAATCTCCCATTGCAGCCCAGGTACCTCGGAAGAAATAACTAAaactttatatagtgccttatgGTTACTTTAAAAAACTTTACATCCATATTTTGTTTAAGCCATGCAACcctaccctgtgaggtaggcagtggaattgttagtcatttttcaggtgaaaaaACTTGTTAATTGTTAATTTCATTGTtaataagtagcagagaaggGTTTCACATCTGGATTACCTAactccagatctggtgctctttccactttaccTCAGTTATGACAGAAAAGAGGTCAGAACATCACTTTTCAAAGGCATATTAATattcctttgtgtgtgtatacacatgcacatatcatatatgtatattctagatattttataggttttttctAATTATGAATccatgtgtatataaaataccTAAATCTTCAGAGATCGGAGTCAAAAGAGGTGGCCCCACTTCTTGTTCAATGTTATCTggctcctcccttttttcttcttcttcttcgtcttcaacttcctcctcttcctcttcccctactTCATCTTTTTGTGTGGGGTTAAACCAGTTACACCGGCCCTTGGGAACAAAAGTTAAAAAGCTAATAAGAATCTTCAATTTATGAAAGCAGctccatgataataataattcacaactATTATGATAAATTTTAGAGTTTATAAAGTAGTTTCCtaataacaactctgtgaggcaaaTAGCGCAagaattatcattcccatttttcagataaggaaactggaggcTCAAAGAATTGTGACTTGCTGGtcatcacataactagtaagagCTAAAGCTAGAGCTCATAGTCAGGTTCTTCAATGGAAAGCCTAATACTATTTCCGCAGCACTACAAACTAGCTTATGttaaaacagacctaattaaattATGATAATTCTAGTAAAAATCATTTCGAAGAGGAATTTTATTCAATTATACAGATAACTCAAACAAAAGGAGATTGTATCTATTGTTTCTATTACTGTTTTACAGTGAATTTCAAAACTCCTGAAAtcaaggagtgtgtgtgtgtatgtatgtctttcTATGTGTATGTTATCCCAAaaattttagtgcagttttaagttattaatgctctatacgtgtatatgtgtacatatatacatatattacatatttacaAAATATGACTATATTTTTAACCATTCTATCATCAGAGATCCGTATGAAGAGGTCATCAGAAATAACATAAGAAGAATAAATGAGTACCTATTAAGACAAGAATATCTGTAATGTGTCAAAGGTACATTCTGCTTTTGGTACctattggctatgtgactctagatAAGTTACTTAAAATTTTAGCACTCCAGTGAACTCTCCAAAAAAATGTGTTGCAGAACAGGCGCCAATCTTTATTAGATATAATTTCTCCATGTGGAATTCCCTACtgtgacaaaatgaaaaagagagaagagagaggaagtgggggtggggtggggaagagaagaacaaaagaaaaggagaagaggagagaaggagaagagaataaatggaaCGGGACGGGACGGGATGGGATGGGGATAGCTATAGTGAAGGCCgtaatttttcacttttcttttatgTAATTCActatctttttcatgtttttccttgTGTGGGTTACACTAAAATAATGTAGTATGTTTTCAATATACAAATGGCAATAATCATATATTCTCTGACAGTTTTTGAATACACTTGCTAATAAGTGTACCACTATGGTGAAATAGAAGTGTGATTTAAAGAAAAGGAACGAGATCCTAAAAATGATACGcttacataaatttaaaatatgaaaaaaataaggaatttcaCAAACTCATCTAAATCCTACTTCATTTGAAGTAGTTCACAGAACACAGAACAGAAGCGCtacacttggggcagctaggtggcacattggattcCTATCCTATCCCTGGGGTctagaagaactgaattcaaatctggtctcagacctgctagctgtatgaccctgggcaagtaacttctgtctgccttaagtaacttctgtctgccttagtttcctcacctataaaatggagataataatagtatctctCAAGGagggaaaatcaaatgagatgatatttataaagcacttagtacagtgcctagaacatagtggttattaataaatgcttatttccctccttcctacccaATTTGAAAGTCTCTAATCAATAATACTTATTTGGCATTTTGACTTGTATTTTTAGTCgatatttttgtgcctctctcTTTTGCTGaactataaactccttaaggaagGACAGACTATTGTCTTATGCTTGTCTCCCACCCAgtagaaattaaataaataatgattgatGAATAGATTAAGAACTGCAGGGAGCATACCTGAGGTAGAATATGTTGCACATGATGAACCCAGTTGGACAGGGATTCTACAAGCTCAGTGACTTGGATGCCTTCAAAATCGGGATTCTTCTGAAAATTATCCTGTCCACcttccacttcttcctcctcttcaccttCTTCTCCAAAATGATAGAAACCTAGAGGGCTAATGTGAGTTCCTGCTGAAATTCGAGCAATTTGTGCCCGCAAGTAATTACTCTCATTTCCTGGAAAGGGGGGATAACTCATGACAGGAGCATCTAATCGTCCAGTGAAAAATTTCTTGATTTTCCTTGCAATAACAATTTGTGCCGGTGTCACTGATGGTAACCTTACCCAAGGCTTTCCTGGCTCATTGCACACAAAGTAGGTATATTTGTTGGCACctgttctgttttcttcttttggtaTCACTTGTGGGCCCTTGTAAGAAGACTTAGGtaattcatcttcctcatcttcatcagcctcactctcttcgaTGATATCTTCCTCTTCTATCTCCTCTTCATCTTCCCCTTCACGGAATTCCACTTCAGCCACAATGTAATTCATCTCCAGACCCAAGATTTTTCCCCAGAAGCGGCATGTCTGTATTGGCTGTGTGTCAGTGAGTTGTTTGAGGGCAAGAAAAATGCGGTAGGTTTCATCTGTACTCAAACCAACTCCAGCTTGTTCAAAATAGAAAGCTGATTCCATTATATTTGGAAGAGGAGTTTCTGCCTTAAGAGAGAAATACATTAGTTAGAATGTCAGATACAAGCAGGGATGTGGCAAGACTTAAATGggataatggatataaagcattttgcaaaccttaaggtgttatgtgaatgccagttattattattactattaattattatcattattatatcattattattagcctACTGGCATCAGTCTTCCAGTATGGCAATAATTTCATTCCTTGAGCTTTTTGCTGCATTTCTGATGAACccaagcaatgtttatagaacAATACAGGAGTATGCTGATAAAAGTTTAACAACAaggctctctgggggaaaaatgtatgCATGAGCACTTTTCAacttaatctgtattattaacactcttttaagtctagacaattaaaaaaactataactcaagccttgatttgtagcaattatcaatttctttttttaattttttagattttttatttttaatttataacactcagttccacaagtttttgagttccaaattttcttcccctccctcttcctccccccccccccagagatggcatggaatctgatgtatattctac is from Trichosurus vulpecula isolate mTriVul1 chromosome 7, mTriVul1.pri, whole genome shotgun sequence and encodes:
- the RSPH4A gene encoding radial spoke head protein 4 homolog A, whose translation is MEVSGSPKPEESREEDKQEKQKEGAKEGGQPGEVAPPSSSQGFEPKVADSLKEEKEPAPEPQSGGGTAPQSPGSGGRASGAPSAEPDAAVSPAAPSEPGTEGPPQLKPNPQVLAPPAKSERDIHEIPMAGEPHPSHSEQIPYERESTLYLNAPQESSSYGNLAEQPESEVFYRDESTSNSDLKPPERGWKQKGEPEPAAPSKLEIAAQNAKAYLLKKSSKSGLNLYDHLCKVLTRILDQRPENVVDIIENISQDVKKAHFNKKLDTLQDEHEIPLAYELAEKQKALFLQGNLEGDQEQEDEIAETPLPNIMESAFYFEQAGVGLSTDETYRIFLALKQLTDTQPIQTCRFWGKILGLEMNYIVAEVEFREGEDEEEIEEEDIIEESEADEDEEDELPKSSYKGPQVIPKEENRTGANKYTYFVCNEPGKPWVRLPSVTPAQIVIARKIKKFFTGRLDAPVMSYPPFPGNESNYLRAQIARISAGTHISPLGFYHFGEEGEEEEEVEGGQDNFQKNPDFEGIQVTELVESLSNWVHHVQHILPQGRCNWFNPTQKDEVGEEEEEEVEDEEEEEKREEPDNIEQEVGPPLLTPISEDLEIQNTPPWTAQLSSNLIPQYAIAFLRSNLWLGAYVFSDGKKFENLYIGWGHKYSPDNYTPPLLPLVQPEYPRGLEIMETDDPTVDEEQAFQVAQEKTLFESEKTEETEEEEDDDDEDEDD